One part of the Ailuropoda melanoleuca isolate Jingjing chromosome 6, ASM200744v2, whole genome shotgun sequence genome encodes these proteins:
- the RPL14 gene encoding 60S ribosomal protein L14 (The RefSeq protein aligns at 99% coverage compared to this genomic sequence): protein MVFRRFVEVGRVAYVSFGPHAGKLVAIVDVIDQNRALVDGPCTQVRRQAMPFKCMQLTDFILKFPHSARQKYVRQAWQKADINTKWAATRWAKKIEARERKAKMTDFDRYKVMKAKKMRNRIIKLEVRKLQKAALLKASPKKAPAAKGAAAAAAAAKVPAKKMAAAGKKAPAQKVPAPKAAGQKAAPPKAQKGQKAPAQKAPAPKASGKKA, encoded by the exons GTGTTCAGGCGTTTCGTGGAGGTTGGCCGGGTGGCCTACGTCTCCTTTGGGCCTCATGCCGGGAAGCTGGTCGCAATTGTAGATGTTATTGATCAGAACAGG GCTTTGGTTGATGGACCGTGCACTCAGGTTAGGAGACAGGCTATGCCTTTCAAGTGCATGCAGCTCACTGACTTCATCCTCAAATTCCCACACAG TGCCCGCCAGAAATATGTCCGACAAGCCTGGCAGAAGGCAGATATCAATACAAAATGGGCCGCCACAAGATGGGCCAAGAAGATTGAAGCCAGGGAAAGG aaagccAAGATGACAGATTTTGATCGTTACAAAGTCatgaaggcaaagaaaatg AGGAACAGAATAATCAAGCTTGAAGTTAGGAAGCTACAAAAAGCAGCTCTCCTGAAAGCGTCTCCTAAAAAAGCACCTGCCGCGAAGGGTGCGGCTGCAGCAGCTGCTGCTGCGAAGGTTCCAGCCAAAAAGATGGCCGCAGCAGGCAAAAAGGCCCCAGCCCAGAAGGTTCCTGCCCCGAAAGCTGCAGGCCAGAAGGCAGCACCTCCAAAGGCTCAGAAGGGTCAGAAAGCTCCAGCCCAGAAAGCACCTGCTCCAAAGGCATCTGGCAAGAAAGCATAA